The sequence below is a genomic window from Pyrobaculum sp. 3827-6.
CCAGCGCTACCGGCTTGTCCCCCAACGCCGCCAGCGGCGAGGGCAGTGGATGGGGAAGCCACCCACAGCCCCCACCGCAGGAGGCTGGGCCCGGGGGCGGCTAGACGCCGCGGGTCTGTATATCAAAGACTCTATGTTTATAACTGTCTGTTTGTAATATTCTTGGATTACTAGCTGTAGATTTTTGTATTGACTGTTTTATAAGTTTTCCTAGGGTGGGGCGTTTTTAAAGTTTATATATCTATGGATTTTGCTCCCTGATGTATATAGGTGGGCTTGCGGCGTGGGGGTCTGCGTCGCCTTGGGGAGCCGGCGGGTGGTGGGGGTATGAGGGCCCCGTCTACTAGCGCTAATCTCGGGGCTGGTTTCGACGTGGTTGCGGTGGCGCACGACGCCTACGTGGCTGAGGCGTATGTCAAGGTGGGGTCTGGCTGCGGCGTGGATGTGAAGTTTCGGGGGTTTGATCCTGGCGGGGATAACACGGTGGTCCGGGCTTTTCGGCGGTTTTTCGAGCTTACTGGGGTGTGCCGGGGGGTGGAGGTGGAGGTGGTTAACCACATCCCCGTCGCCAGGGGGCTTGGGAGTAGCGGCGCCTCGGCGGTGGCGGCCCTGGCGGGTTTTATAAGAGAGACTGGCATGAGGGTTGACCCGCGGCTGGTGGTGGAGGCGGCTGGCTTCGGCGAGGCGGCGGCGGCGGGGAGTCCTCATTTTGACAACGTGGCGGGGGCGGCACTCGGGGGGGCCGTTGTGCTAACCTCGCTGTCTCCCGTGGATTTTGTCAAGTTTACGCCTAGGCTCACCTTCGTGGTGGGGGTGCCGGACGTGCCCCCCATGCCTAACAAGACTAAGATGATGCGGGAGGTCCTGCCGCGGGCGGTGGAGTTCCGCACCTATGTGAGGCAGATTTCGAGAGTGGCGTCGCTGGTGGCCGGCTTCGCCTTGTCCGACCCCAGGCTGGTGGCGAGGGGAATGGAGGACGAGGTGGTGGAGGCGGCCAGGGCGCCTCTGGTGCCGGGGTACCACAGAGCGAGGAGATACGCACTGGAGGCGGGGGCCCTGGGCTTCGCCCTCTCAGGCGCGGGGCCCTCCGTCATCACCCTCGTGCTGGACAGAGACGCCGACGCCGTGAAAAGCGCCGTGGCGAGGGCATACGCAGAGGAGGGGCTGAGGGCCGAGGTAAAGGTGGCGGCCGTGGCCGAAGGCGCCCTGTCCCAGACCTAGTCAACTAGGTAGAGGCGTAGCGCCGGGGCCACCTCCCCAATTTTCAGGTAGTCTCTGTCTCTTGTCAATAGGGGGAGCCCGTGGGCGGTGGCGGTCGCCGCTATGTATATGTCGTTTTCACTCACCGCTGTGCCTCTTTTCTTCAGCTGGGCGAAGACGTCGGCGGCCACCTCCACCACCTCGTTTGTTACGGGGAGCACAGTGAACGCCTCCTCAAGCCTCATCTTGTAAAACCGCCTTCCCCTTTACACCTAATATATTCATATAGAGATGTAATTGAGAGATAGGGCTGGTCCGGCAATAGCTCTAGCCTCTCCCTGTCCAGCACCTCGATCAGCACCGACGTGTCTAGGAGAGCCTCCGCGGTGATCCCCATCTCCTCCTATCTTCAAGTAGCTCCTCAACGGTGGCCGCGCCTTCCTCTCCCCGGTTTTTCTCCAGCATCTCCAATATGGCCACTCTCCTCCTCAGAAGCCTGTACTCCTGTAGTATTCTGGATATGGCCTCCTCCATGGATCCCGCCCCGAGCCTCTCCTTCTCTCTCGCAAGCTCCTGCAGAAGTTTTTCGACACGCTATAGTCGTTTTCTCCACGTGTATACCATTATAACTCTATATAATTCTACCGGCCGGAGATGTCGACTAGCCCGTTCTCGGTGCACTGGGGCCTCCCGGCTGGCTCGTGGGCTAGGGGCTCCTTTAGACGCCGTGGGAAAAACGCGGCGTATTTCTTAAATTCTTCGAGGTCGAGGATCTTCTCCTCTTGCTGAGTCACGGCCTTGTCGACGAGGAGGTCGATGTAGTATATGCGGCGGCCCCACTCGGGTTCGGTGTTGAGGTTGATGTATGTGCCGACCGGCTTCCCGTCGGGGGTGTAGTAGGTGTGGACCACATACCCGGCGCCGCGGGGTATGCACGTCAGCGCGTAGTAGCCCTTGCCGATCTCGACGCCGATTCCGTCCAGCACGCCCCCCGGCTTGAGCAACCTCTTCACCACCAGGACTCCGCCCCTCACGCCTATGGACTCCCCCCTCATCTTCACCACGTCGCCCCAGGGCTTTACGTGGTAAATCGCCACCTCGCCCTGCGCCAAGTACTCTGACGCCTTTTCGTACACGTCGCCGCCGACGTAGTCGAGGAGGTCTACGCATCTCCCAATCCCCTGGGCCCTGAGGGCGTGGTGCCCCCTAGTCGTTGGGACAACCGAGCCTCTGGCCTCGTCCAGCCTCTCCTTGCCCCACTTGTCGAAGAGGGCGATCGCGAGGCAGCTCCCGCGCCTCAGCACCTCGCCGGGCGCCCCGCCTTTTGAAAGCGTCAGGAGCTCTTGGTAGAGGGACTCAGCCTCACGGGCCAGGGCCTCCTCGTCGGCGTATCGGGCCGATGACTTGAATCTCAGCCCGAGGGTGGCGTACTGCCTCAGCCGGGACTCTGCGAGTATCCTCAGCCTTAGCCTGTCCTCCGGGGGGATGTGCTCGCTGTATGTCACCCTGCCCGTGGTGTTCAGCTCGATGTACTCGCCGTCGATGGCGATCTCTGGCACCGCCACCCCTCTGTGGGGGCCGATGGGCGGCTTCGCCACTGTGTATACGCCAGCGGACCCCGGCGTGAGGAGGTAGCGGCTAGGCACTTCGTACACCTCGCCTCCGGGGCCCTCCACCGCCGCCTCGCCCACCGCCCTCCCGGCGAATACCTCCTTCGCGCCTGCCCTAGCCCTGGCGATAAAGGGGTCGGCGTATTGAGAGAGCCTCTCTAGAAAGGCCTCCACTGCCTCGCACTTCCCCACCACCATGATCCCCGTCTTAGACTCGTGGTCCTTAACCGTGGCGTCCGGCGGAGACACGTCCCTTTCAATAGCGAGGCGTTTTGCGATCTTTTCGGTGGGCTGCACCACCTTGAAGCCCCAGTCCAGGGCCAGTTTGGTCAGCGCGGTGGCGTAGATACCCCTAATCCTCAGGCGGTACACGTCCGCCAGAGACAAGGGGGTTAAAGCCTTTATCCACCTATAAAAACCCGGGCGGTGGACGCATACGCCGAGGCGTGAGGAGTCCTTCCGCTCGCGACGTGTGAACGCGGCGGGGCCGCCGAGCCCGCCTGTCGGTCGGTAGGCATATAAATCCAGGAGTATTTACTGCTGTGGGTAGAGGAGGCAAGTCTAGAAAGAAGAAGAGAGAGATTTCGGTGGATCCGGACCTGTGGGAAAGGTCTGAGAAGAAGGTGGCGGCGGAGGCGAAGACCGCCAGTGCGGTTTTTGAGGAGTTGATTAGAAACTATCTCCTCGCCGACCTCTTCGCCGGGTTTGCCGAGGAGAAGGCGCCGCTTGTGGTGAGGCCTGTGAAGCCCGTGGGCCCCGCCGACGCGGGGGAGGAGGTATGGAGAATGAGGCAAGAGTCTTCTATCTAGACACCAGCGCCATTGTGAAGAGGTATGTTTTTGAGAAGCACAGCGACTACGTGGTGGAGCTGTACGACTCTTCGCTAGACGGCGAGGTGGAGCTCAGCTTCTCACTTTGGAACGTGGGGGAGATCCTCGGCGTTTTCGACCGCTACCTGAGGCGCGGCGTGCTGACATAGGAGGCGTGGAGAGCCGCGCGGAGAAATTTTCTAGGTGAGACGAGGAGGCTCGTCTCGCTAGGCGTTTTGAAGGTAGTGGGGGTCACCGCAGACTTGCTGAGAGAGTCGTGGAGGTTGATAGAGAAGCACCACATATATCAAGCAGATGCGTTGCAAATCACCTCGGCGAGGTATGTAAAGGCGGATATACTAGTCACCGCCGATAAAAACCTGTGCAGAGTAGCCGGGGAGGAGGGGCTCGGCGTCAAGTGCCTGGCGTAGGCGGGGGTTCACAAAGCACGTCCAGCCTACCCCCCGTGTATCTGTCCAGCCGTCTGTAGCTGGGGGGCGGCCTCAGGCCGAGGTCGCTCAGCTTGACGGGGGCGCGGCACTGGGCGGGCTCCCTCACCTGGATGAGCATGGCGTACCTGGCGCCGCGGACGTACTCCATGTCCTCCCCGCCGACGCCCACGTCGCCGAGCTCCGCCAGCAGTTGCGGAATGTTGGAGGGGGGCGCGACGAACACGACGCCTGCCGTGAAGCGGCCGGCCACGGCGGCTGTGGGCTTGGTGAAGTAGAGGTAAACCACGTCACCCGGCTCCACGAGGGGCCCCGCCAGCCTCCTCAGCTCGTACTTCTTGCGGCCGCTGAGGATCTCCCAGCCGAACCTAGGCTTAATCGACATGAGGATGTAGCGGCGCGAGGGGGGCGGGTTCTCCTCAACGTCGGAGGTACTCCGGCTCTTCACCACTCCGACGCCTCCACCCAAGTTAAAAAATATAACCTTTTCCCCCTACGTGAGGTGCTTCTGCGGGAGGCCGGCGCTGGAAAGCGGGTACTGCCCATACCACGACCCCAACTGCGTGAGGGACAAGCGGTGCCGGAGGTCGCTGACCTTCACGCCGGACTGCGAGGGCTGCAACCTCCCGGGGGGCGAGGTGTTCGACTCGGCGCCGAGGCTGAGGGGGGCGAAGATACACGGCCCCCTAATAGTGCAGTACGTGGTGGGCGACGTAGACCTCTCAGAGGCCAGGGGGGCCGACCTCTACATCCACAGCGTGAGAGGCGCCGTGAGGCTGGGGGGCTCCCGGTTTAGAAACATATACATAGACACGGTTGAGGGCGAGGTGGACCTGACCGGGGCCAGGGCAGTGGGGGTTGTCCTCTGGTCTGTGAAAGGCTCCGTGGCGGCCCGCGGGCTGTCGGCTGGTGGCCACGTCTCCGTGGTGGACGCGGCGGGCCCCGTGGCGCTGGGCGGGGCGAAGATAGTGGGGGAGCTAATCGTCGAGGGGGTAAGGGGCACCTTACAGGCGGGGGCCTCTGCCTACTCCATCTCCATCTACAAGCTGAGGGGCGAGGCCTCGCTCTCCGGCGCCTCCACCGAGGGCGACATCCGCATAGTGGAGTCCCAAGGCGAGAGGCTGGACCTCTCCGGGGTGGAGGTAGGGGGGCGCGTCTATATCTTAGGTTCGAAATTCGGCGGGGTAAGAGTGGATAAGCAAGAAGTTTTAAGAAAGTTGTTCGTTCTCTGACTGCTCCTCACGGCGCCGAGCCTCTACATGCCTAGAGACGTACCTGCCTTCACGCCGCGTACGCAGAAGCGCATCTACCCAGCGTTCACAGCCACACGCCTTAGCTGACGTAGATTTTCACACCCTAGTATTAAACACACGAGTCTACGGCGTCCCTGTCGGCTTTGTGCACTAAATGCATCTTTACATATTTAAACTTCTGAATTTCATTTATATATGTCTCTTGTGTTAGAAAAAGTATCGGTATCTGTAGGGGGGCGTCTTCTGCTTACTGACATATCTCTAGCGCTTTCTAGAGGCGGTGTGTTCTACATACTGGGGCCCAACGGGGCGGGGAAGTCATCGCTTCTCAAGGCTGTGATGGGCATTCCAGGTTATAACGTGGTGGGGGGCCGCGTCTTGTTAAACGGCGAGGATGTAACTGGGCTGAAGCCTTGTGATAGAGCGGCTAGGGGCCTCGCCCTCGCCTTCCAAACCCCGCCGAGGCTCCAGGGGGTAAAGGTGGGCACACTCCTCCGCCACATCTGTAGGAAAAGTGGGTGCGACCCCCACGAGGTGGCGAAGGTGGTTGAGGTTGAACATTTACTAGATCGGGAGGTTGGGAAGCTCTCCGGAGGCGAGGGGAAGAGGGTTGAGCTAGCCACAGTCATTGCACAGAGGCCTAAGGTGGCCCTAATCGACGAGCCGGACAGCGGCGTGGACGTGGAGAGCCTCGCCGTGGTGGGGAGGGGGCTCAGAGCCTTGGCGGAGACAGCGGCGCTTCTAGTAGTGACCCACAGCGCCCATATTGCTAGGCACCTCCCTCCAACTCGGGTATGCGTTCTCCACGGCGGGGGTCTTAGGAGGTGCGGGGGGCGGGAGGTCATCGAGGAGGTGTTTAGCTATGGCTTCTCAAAGCTGGTTTGAGGAGGTTAGGCACAAGGCAAGGAGCGCGCTGGATAAACCGGCGCCGTACGGGCCGGATATTGACGTGACGGCCTTTGGAGAGGGGCGGGGCCTCTTGGAGGAGGAGGCGGTTGCCTCAGTTGCGGGGCGCGTGGGGGTTTCCACAGCGGCGACCGCGTTTTACATACAGGCGGACAACGCCTACTTTAGATACCTAAGCAGAATACCCGGCGTCGAGGTGTATAGATTAGAGGAGTTTGTAGAGGAGTACAGAGACGTGGCGAGGGACTACCTCTGGCGCCTAGTGCCGCCGCACCTGGATAAATACACCGCGGCGGCCGCCTTGAGGGGGGTGGGGGGTTACGTCATAAGAGTAAAGAGCGGCGTCAAGGTGAGCGAGCCAATCCTCGCATGTCTCTCTATTGTGAGGGGAGGCCTCCAGGCGCCTCACAACGTGGTTATAGTAGAGGAGGGGGCCGAGGCGGTGGTCTACACCGGGTGCGCCATTGCGCCGGAGGCGGTGGGTCTTCACGTGGGTATTTCCGAGTTCTACGTGATGAAAGGGGCCAGGCTTAGGTTTATCATGGTCCACAGCTGGAACAAGGCGGCTCACGTAAGGCCCAGGACCGGCGTCCTCGTTGAGGAGGGCGGCGAGTATGTAGAGTACTACGCCAACCTCGCCTCCGTGAAGACGCTCCAGACAAGTCCCCGGATTGTGCTGAAAGAGGGGGCCAGAGCCCACTCCGTCTCCGTGGTGCTGGGCCTGGGAGACGCGGTGATTGATATAGGCACCGTGGCCTCGCTTGAGGGACGGGACGCCGGCGTGGAGCTGGCGACAAGGGCCATCGCCGCTGGGTCCTCTACGGTGACGATGAGGGCCTTGGTGGAGGCGTGGGGCCCGGCGAGGGGCCACGTGGAGTGTAGCGGACTGCTGATGTCGGAGCGGGCCAATATCGTGACCATCCCGCAGCTGGCCGCCCGCCACAGCGACGCCGCACTGACCCACGAGGCCTCCATCGGGAGGCTGGCCGAGGAGGAGATCAACTACCTAATGGCCAAGGGCTTCACCTACGAGGAGGCCGTGTCGCTACTAGTCCGCGGCTTCGTCACCACAGACATCCACAAATACCTCCCGGAGCAGGCGAGGCGCTATGTGGAAAATATTGAAAAACTAATAACCGAAAAAGCCATGTGAACCTGCGTCTGCCCCCTAGGATAAAGGTGCTGGAGGCCCTAGGCGCCTTGGCTGACGGCAGAGTCAGGGTGCTGGCCCCCGGGAGGTGCGAGGTGGTGTCCTCCGAGGGCGACAAGACCTACACCGTATACGTCGCCGGCGGGTACGCATACAGCAACGACAACGGGACGGTGCACCGGGGCTACGTGGGCTACCCCATACTGGCCTGTCTAATGGCCGAGGGCGCCCTCCCCGTGGATAGAGAGCTGGCGGAGAGGCTGAGGGGCATCCCCTGGAAGAGGCTCAACGAGCAGTTTAAGAAGTACGAAGAGGTGATGCGCTTCATCTACGCCGAGAGGGGTATAGACCGCGCCAGGGCGGAGAGCTACATAGCCAGCGTGCTGGGGGAGGTGGAGAAGCTGAGGCTTAGGTTCAAGCCGCCGCCATGAGGGTCTTGGAGATCTTCGCCTCCCTCCAGGGAGAGGGGGTGAACATAGGCAAGCCCGCGGCGTTTGTGAGGCTGGCGGGGTGCCCCATACGGTGCACCTACTGCGACACGAAGTACTCCTGGGACTACGGGGCTGGGGTGGAGATGGGCGTCGACGACGTTGTGAGAAAGGCGGCCTCTCTGGGGGTTACTGGCCACGTCGTGGTGACGGGCGGGGAGCCGCTGATATGGCTGGGGAGGGGGCTGGAGGACCTCGTGTGCAGGCTCAGGGAGCTCGGCGCCGTGGAGGTCGAGACAAGCGGAGTCTACCCCCCAAGCGCCGGGCTAGACCGGTGCGTGGATTACTACGACGTGTCCCCCAAGCTGTCCAACGCGGGGGTGAGGGCCCCCCTCCACCCCCTCTACGCCACAAGCCCCAAGGCGTGGTTTAAATTCGTGGTCCGGGACGAGGGGGACGTGGAGGAAGCCGCCGCCTACGTCGAGGCCCGGGGGATACCCCGGGGGCGGGTCTTCCTTATGCCTATGGCCGAGACCCCCGAGGAGCACGCCGCAGTGCTCAGAAGGATATGGGACGCGGCTCTGAGACACGGCCTAAGAGTGACCCCCCGCCTCCACATAGCGGCGTGGGGCAACGCGAGGGGGAGATAATTAAAAAACAGAGTTATGAAAGAGGCATGGACAAGGAATTGGTGAAGAGGCTGAGGGCGGTTATCGACCAGCTTGAGTCGGCGGTGGAGGACGGCGACTGCGAGGCAGTGGAGGAGGCGCTGGACGAGTTGAGGAGCTTGGTGGAGGAGCTCGAGGGGTGATGTTTGTAGATCTGCATCAAGACATCGCCTTCCACTTCCTCACCTCCCTCAGCCCGCCCCCCTTCGACGCCGACGCCGGGGGGAGGCAGAGCGACCTGCCCAAGCTCAGGAGGGCCGGCGCGGAGCTGGTGTTCGCCGCCGTGTTCCCCTTCGTAAACGCCTACGGGGCGTGGAACCCCGACGCGAGGCTCGCGTGGGAGGGGGTAAAGATCTACCACGCCATCGCCGAGAGGCACGGCGTAAAGATCGTAGAGACGAGGGGCGATCTGTACGCCCCGGGCCTCAAATTCCTCATCCTCCTCGAAGGGGCCGACGTCGTACACGACGTGGGGGACCTCCGCCTGTGGCACCGGCTGGGGCTACGCGGCCTCGGAGTCACTTGGAACCTCGACAACAGGTGGGGCCACTCCTGCTACTCTAAAAACGACAGGGGGCTCACCGAGGCCGGCGCGGAGCTGGTAGACGCGGCGCAGAGGCTGGGGATAGTCGTGGACCTGGCCCACGCCGGCGAAGCCACGGCGCTTGACGTGCTGAGGGAGGCCAGGAAGCCGGTGGTCATCAGCCACGCCAACGCCCGAGGCGTAACACCCCACCCCCGCAACGTCAGCGACGAGGTCCTCAAGGCCCTGGCGGACAGAGGAGGGGTAGTGGGACTCACCTTCATACCCTCCACAATCTCCCAGTCCCCAACCCCCCGCGACTTG
It includes:
- a CDS encoding homoserine kinase — translated: MRAPSTSANLGAGFDVVAVAHDAYVAEAYVKVGSGCGVDVKFRGFDPGGDNTVVRAFRRFFELTGVCRGVEVEVVNHIPVARGLGSSGASAVAALAGFIRETGMRVDPRLVVEAAGFGEAAAAGSPHFDNVAGAALGGAVVLTSLSPVDFVKFTPRLTFVVGVPDVPPMPNKTKMMREVLPRAVEFRTYVRQISRVASLVAGFALSDPRLVARGMEDEVVEAARAPLVPGYHRARRYALEAGALGFALSGAGPSVITLVLDRDADAVKSAVARAYAEEGLRAEVKVAAVAEGALSQT
- a CDS encoding SufD family Fe-S cluster assembly protein → MASQSWFEEVRHKARSALDKPAPYGPDIDVTAFGEGRGLLEEEAVASVAGRVGVSTAATAFYIQADNAYFRYLSRIPGVEVYRLEEFVEEYRDVARDYLWRLVPPHLDKYTAAAALRGVGGYVIRVKSGVKVSEPILACLSIVRGGLQAPHNVVIVEEGAEAVVYTGCAIAPEAVGLHVGISEFYVMKGARLRFIMVHSWNKAAHVRPRTGVLVEEGGEYVEYYANLASVKTLQTSPRIVLKEGARAHSVSVVLGLGDAVIDIGTVASLEGRDAGVELATRAIAAGSSTVTMRALVEAWGPARGHVECSGLLMSERANIVTIPQLAARHSDAALTHEASIGRLAEEEINYLMAKGFTYEEAVSLLVRGFVTTDIHKYLPEQARRYVENIEKLITEKAM
- a CDS encoding PIN domain-containing protein, producing MRLEEAFTVLPVTNEVVEVAADVFAQLKKRGTAVSENDIYIAATATAHGLPLLTRDRDYLKIGEVAPALRLYLVD
- a CDS encoding ATP-binding cassette domain-containing protein, whose translation is MSLVLEKVSVSVGGRLLLTDISLALSRGGVFYILGPNGAGKSSLLKAVMGIPGYNVVGGRVLLNGEDVTGLKPCDRAARGLALAFQTPPRLQGVKVGTLLRHICRKSGCDPHEVAKVVEVEHLLDREVGKLSGGEGKRVELATVIAQRPKVALIDEPDSGVDVESLAVVGRGLRALAETAALLVVTHSAHIARHLPPTRVCVLHGGGLRRCGGREVIEEVFSYGFSKLV
- a CDS encoding 7-carboxy-7-deazaguanine synthase QueE → MRVLEIFASLQGEGVNIGKPAAFVRLAGCPIRCTYCDTKYSWDYGAGVEMGVDDVVRKAASLGVTGHVVVTGGEPLIWLGRGLEDLVCRLRELGAVEVETSGVYPPSAGLDRCVDYYDVSPKLSNAGVRAPLHPLYATSPKAWFKFVVRDEGDVEEAAAYVEARGIPRGRVFLMPMAETPEEHAAVLRRIWDAALRHGLRVTPRLHIAAWGNARGR
- a CDS encoding DUF402 domain-containing protein, whose protein sequence is MYRLRIRGIYATALTKLALDWGFKVVQPTEKIAKRLAIERDVSPPDATVKDHESKTGIMVVGKCEAVEAFLERLSQYADPFIARARAGAKEVFAGRAVGEAAVEGPGGEVYEVPSRYLLTPGSAGVYTVAKPPIGPHRGVAVPEIAIDGEYIELNTTGRVTYSEHIPPEDRLRLRILAESRLRQYATLGLRFKSSARYADEEALAREAESLYQELLTLSKGGAPGEVLRRGSCLAIALFDKWGKERLDEARGSVVPTTRGHHALRAQGIGRCVDLLDYVGGDVYEKASEYLAQGEVAIYHVKPWGDVVKMRGESIGVRGGVLVVKRLLKPGGVLDGIGVEIGKGYYALTCIPRGAGYVVHTYYTPDGKPVGTYINLNTEPEWGRRIYYIDLLVDKAVTQQEEKILDLEEFKKYAAFFPRRLKEPLAHEPAGRPQCTENGLVDISGR
- a CDS encoding dipeptidase produces the protein MFVDLHQDIAFHFLTSLSPPPFDADAGGRQSDLPKLRRAGAELVFAAVFPFVNAYGAWNPDARLAWEGVKIYHAIAERHGVKIVETRGDLYAPGLKFLILLEGADVVHDVGDLRLWHRLGLRGLGVTWNLDNRWGHSCYSKNDRGLTEAGAELVDAAQRLGIVVDLAHAGEATALDVLREARKPVVISHANARGVTPHPRNVSDEVLKALADRGGVVGLTFIPSTISQSPTPRDLAKHASYLRDKFGVEIIAVGTDYLGISTTPQGLESVDKIDNFVKALKDAGFRDEEVEAVMWRNAYRLLREVLP
- a CDS encoding type II toxin-antitoxin system VapC family toxin, with amino-acid sequence MENEARVFYLDTSAIVKRYVFEKHSDYVVELYDSSLDGEVELSFSLWNVGEILGVFDRYLRRGVLT